One part of the bacterium genome encodes these proteins:
- a CDS encoding glycosyltransferase: MISNKLLNIYNHSKTVMVVSNFPPRSQTHGDKVGGVASFTRNKIKPWSRIRRDRMIVLADIIDTPEVFEDENILIIRCWNRNRPQLYYQIFSTILKFTQVNTILWEFEFSLYGDTGIMSVFPALLGLVSACHKKNIIVMHQVLLDLGTLSGHIGLPKNTLKTKLMSNLLKTYYRLMMLTSHKIVVLENSLKKRLLQLNSQHQKVITIPHGVDCNITSLPKHIARQKINVCTKEYVILLFGYLTWYKGADLILKSFEKLHEECPGTNMRLILAGGQSLTQKHKSHYRKYYRQLETHARKIKNVQITGHVKEKDFATYFGAADIVVLPYRAFMSSSGILSLALSYKKPIALSTCLKKWIGPEHQVLEKDLTFFDPQVNTLCACLQNLLHQPTRLKKNIKVVEKLRKARSYEQLAHSYEDLIRSIQNQTIIN, from the coding sequence ATGATCTCCAACAAATTGTTGAACATCTACAACCATTCAAAAACCGTCATGGTCGTCTCTAATTTCCCACCTCGCAGCCAAACACATGGCGACAAAGTAGGTGGCGTCGCTAGTTTCACGCGCAATAAAATTAAGCCATGGTCACGTATTCGAAGAGATCGAATGATCGTATTGGCAGACATTATCGACACACCAGAAGTATTCGAAGATGAAAATATTTTAATCATTCGCTGTTGGAATAGAAACCGACCACAATTATATTATCAAATATTCTCAACCATTTTAAAATTCACTCAAGTAAACACCATTCTTTGGGAATTCGAATTTTCCCTTTACGGAGACACTGGAATCATGAGTGTCTTTCCCGCTCTACTGGGTTTGGTAAGTGCTTGTCATAAAAAAAATATCATTGTCATGCACCAAGTACTATTGGATCTCGGGACACTATCTGGTCACATTGGCTTACCTAAAAACACGTTAAAAACAAAACTTATGTCAAATCTGTTGAAAACATACTACCGTCTGATGATGTTGACGTCTCACAAAATCGTGGTATTAGAAAATTCTCTTAAAAAAAGACTTCTCCAATTAAATTCTCAACACCAAAAAGTGATTACCATACCACATGGTGTCGATTGTAATATTACATCTTTACCCAAACATATCGCTCGTCAAAAAATCAATGTTTGTACAAAAGAGTATGTCATTCTTCTTTTTGGTTATCTGACCTGGTATAAAGGTGCAGATCTTATTCTTAAATCATTCGAAAAATTGCACGAGGAATGTCCAGGTACAAATATGCGTCTCATCCTGGCTGGCGGACAAAGTTTGACACAAAAACACAAAAGTCATTATCGCAAATATTACCGTCAACTTGAAACGCATGCACGCAAAATAAAAAATGTCCAAATTACAGGCCATGTAAAAGAAAAAGATTTCGCAACATATTTCGGCGCAGCCGACATTGTTGTTTTACCTTATCGAGCATTCATGTCTTCTTCTGGAATTTTATCCTTGGCATTATCTTACAAGAAGCCTATCGCGTTATCAACATGTCTGAAAAAGTGGATTGGACCAGAACATCAAGTTTTAGAAAAAGACCTTACTTTTTTTGATCCCCAAGTAAACACACTATGTGCTTGTCTCCAGAATCTTCTCCATCAGCCGACACGTCTGAAAAAAAATATAAAAGTTGTTGAAAAATTACGTAAAGCGAGAAGTTACGAACAACTCGCCCACTCTTATGAAGACCTCATCCGCTCAATACAAAATCAGACAATTATTAATTAG
- a CDS encoding glycosyltransferase has protein sequence MNIALISNYVPGKRPVSEYCYHLVRALKNNRKVQRIHVIADMVDGYPEIHHEGKLTIHRVWRFDSPLLSWQIVNHLRELSVDCCWFNITLGSFGMTTANFMGMMVPLITKKLLNIPCLITLHNMIELVDLKKMNSFNNRFIKWGATLATWMLTRAGNMCVLLPEYEIILKQKYKAQHVKIMPHGSLGGSGCVMDQSKKMISRKRKNLLAFGIFGTHKKLETTLAAMRHVYEIDQDVRLNVVGASNAHNPDYLEELRRRYSGNPNIRFIGYVPEEKVHQIHSENEAAIMPYHTIGGESGALIQSCMYQMPLLVSDLPFFRKKEQEGYCMDFFDIQNTNSIAKSILQLFENSPGKLRHFGEKNYYAARTYSMDDVIAQYIELIQEKIIKKESSMASARLN, from the coding sequence ATGAATATTGCGTTAATATCCAATTATGTTCCAGGGAAGCGACCAGTGAGCGAGTATTGCTATCATTTGGTTAGGGCACTAAAAAATAATCGGAAAGTTCAACGGATTCATGTGATTGCTGACATGGTGGATGGATATCCGGAGATCCACCATGAAGGGAAGCTTACGATTCATAGGGTATGGAGGTTCGATTCTCCTTTGTTGTCTTGGCAGATCGTCAATCATCTTAGGGAACTTTCAGTGGATTGTTGTTGGTTTAATATCACTTTGGGAAGTTTTGGTATGACGACTGCTAATTTTATGGGAATGATGGTGCCGCTAATCACAAAAAAATTATTAAACATTCCATGCTTAATCACACTTCACAACATGATAGAATTGGTGGATTTGAAAAAAATGAACTCGTTTAATAATAGATTCATAAAATGGGGCGCGACATTGGCAACCTGGATGCTTACTCGCGCAGGTAATATGTGTGTGTTATTACCTGAGTATGAAATAATTCTTAAACAAAAATATAAAGCGCAGCATGTGAAAATCATGCCTCATGGATCTTTGGGTGGGTCTGGATGCGTGATGGATCAATCCAAAAAAATGATATCTAGGAAAAGGAAAAATCTTCTTGCATTTGGAATATTTGGAACGCATAAGAAATTGGAAACAACGCTGGCAGCAATGCGTCATGTCTATGAAATTGACCAGGATGTGAGATTGAATGTTGTGGGCGCATCCAATGCGCACAATCCCGATTATCTTGAAGAACTGAGGCGGCGATATTCGGGAAATCCTAATATTCGATTTATAGGATATGTTCCCGAAGAAAAAGTGCATCAGATTCATTCGGAAAATGAAGCTGCAATTATGCCATATCATACCATTGGTGGTGAATCTGGCGCATTGATTCAATCTTGTATGTACCAGATGCCTTTGTTGGTATCGGATCTGCCGTTTTTTAGAAAGAAAGAGCAAGAGGGATATTGTATGGATTTTTTTGATATTCAAAATACAAATAGTATTGCAAAATCAATTCTTCAATTATTCGAGAATAGTCCTGGAAAATTACGCCACTTCGGTGAAAAAAATTATTATGCTGCACGTACCTATTCGATGGACGATGTTATTGCTCAATACATAGAACTCATTCAAGAAAAAATTATAAAGAAAGAATCCTCGATGGCCAGTGCAAGGCTTAATTAA